The following proteins are co-located in the Candidatus Methanogranum gryphiswaldense genome:
- the guaA gene encoding glutamine-hydrolyzing GMP synthase, giving the protein MFGVEDFVNEAVEDIRSKVKGKAIIACSGGVDSMVAAALTSKAIGDRLLAVYVDNGLMRKGETDEVRAMMEDMGMNYTVADAGEQFLSALKGITDPEQKRKIIGEKFIRVFEVEAKSFGAEFLVQGTIAPDWIESGDGVRDTIKSHHNVGGLPKDMGMKLVEPLRDLYKDEVRDVARFLGVKASERQPFPGPALAVRCLGEVTQENVEIVREACFIVEDEIRKAAEAGKMSLPWQYFAVLLPTRSVGVQGDRRAYGKTIAIRAVTSIDGMTATYARIPLDILDVMATRITNEMKSQVNRVVYDITNKPPSTIEWE; this is encoded by the coding sequence ATGTTCGGTGTTGAGGATTTTGTTAATGAAGCTGTCGAGGACATAAGGTCCAAAGTCAAGGGGAAAGCAATAATAGCATGCTCCGGCGGAGTGGACAGCATGGTTGCGGCAGCGCTCACCAGTAAAGCGATCGGTGACAGGCTTCTCGCGGTGTATGTGGATAATGGCCTCATGAGGAAAGGCGAAACCGATGAGGTTCGTGCTATGATGGAAGATATGGGCATGAATTATACGGTCGCAGATGCAGGGGAGCAATTTCTTTCTGCGTTAAAAGGCATTACAGATCCTGAGCAAAAGAGAAAGATAATCGGTGAGAAATTCATAAGGGTGTTCGAGGTTGAAGCCAAGTCATTCGGTGCTGAATTCTTAGTTCAAGGTACAATTGCACCAGATTGGATAGAATCGGGTGATGGTGTAAGGGATACAATAAAATCGCATCATAATGTCGGGGGGCTTCCCAAAGACATGGGTATGAAACTAGTGGAGCCTTTGAGGGACCTTTATAAGGATGAGGTAAGGGATGTTGCAAGATTCCTAGGTGTAAAAGCATCCGAGAGACAACCGTTCCCAGGACCTGCGTTGGCCGTTAGATGCCTAGGTGAGGTTACACAGGAAAATGTCGAGATCGTTCGTGAGGCATGTTTCATTGTTGAGGACGAGATAAGGAAAGCGGCAGAGGCAGGCAAGATGTCTTTACCTTGGCAATATTTTGCAGTATTGTTACCTACGAGGTCTGTTGGAGTGCAGGGTGACAGAAGAGCATATGGGAAGACGATAGCTATTCGTGCTGTTACGTCAATCGATGGAATGACTGCGACATATGCTAGGATCCCACTGGACATTTTAGATGTGATGGCTACACGTATCACCAATGAAATGAAGAGCCAGGTCAATCGTGTTGTTTACGACATCACCAATAAGCCCCCGTCGACCATTGAATGGGAATGA
- a CDS encoding glycosyltransferase 87 family protein: MSLLDDDIRRYSVYYGIIFAIASAVFIIIVWATGVPSDVKDCYFVYADAMMNGVMPYTPGTGLSWEYPPFSYVFMFIPRIFASTATGYEIGFVIEVIIFFVLGLLVTGKIAIKLRQGPYLPMLVYSILMLVMFEFLTDRFDIFTAVMTLFSVYLFFFTDKKWLAFVILTIAAATKLYPALLIPLFIILLGADRKWKDVAIGGAAVSITTLLIMIPFILTGVEYMMFLQYHTDRPLEVESVASSIIMIASMLGLTQSYVGFDFGSDNLYGPWADAIGPYMTWIFVIVVIILYFVFASYAVRAKRQKIDIKLQLVSVFGFMIILSFFLFGKVISGQYPIWLIPFALLIVMVFSNENTMKSKLFLCFLASEAFTQLNFAVNYGLRDKGEDFSDIGIIILFIRNILLILCFLLALYVLRRNIGPIKGVLNEKISSNI; this comes from the coding sequence ATGAGTTTGCTGGACGATGATATTCGTAGATATTCCGTATATTATGGCATTATTTTTGCGATAGCCTCGGCAGTATTCATCATCATAGTTTGGGCAACAGGAGTCCCTTCTGATGTCAAAGATTGTTATTTCGTCTATGCAGATGCAATGATGAACGGGGTTATGCCTTATACTCCCGGAACGGGCCTTTCATGGGAATATCCGCCATTTTCTTATGTTTTCATGTTCATACCTAGAATATTTGCATCTACGGCAACCGGTTATGAAATCGGGTTTGTTATTGAAGTTATTATCTTCTTCGTTTTGGGGTTGTTAGTTACCGGAAAAATCGCGATCAAACTAAGGCAAGGCCCCTATTTGCCGATGCTTGTGTATTCTATTCTCATGCTGGTGATGTTCGAGTTTCTTACAGATAGATTCGATATATTCACAGCTGTAATGACTCTTTTTTCTGTGTATTTGTTCTTCTTCACAGACAAAAAATGGTTGGCATTTGTCATTTTGACGATAGCTGCTGCGACTAAACTTTATCCCGCACTATTAATTCCGCTTTTCATAATACTTCTTGGTGCAGATCGTAAATGGAAAGATGTCGCAATAGGTGGGGCCGCGGTATCGATCACTACATTGTTGATAATGATCCCTTTCATATTGACAGGGGTAGAATATATGATGTTTTTACAATATCACACTGATCGTCCTTTAGAAGTGGAGAGTGTAGCTTCGTCAATAATCATGATAGCATCTATGCTGGGGTTAACTCAGTCATATGTTGGTTTTGATTTTGGTTCAGACAATCTATATGGTCCCTGGGCAGATGCTATAGGGCCATACATGACCTGGATATTTGTAATAGTGGTAATTATTTTGTATTTTGTATTTGCTAGTTATGCAGTAAGAGCAAAACGTCAAAAGATAGATATTAAATTACAGCTCGTTTCTGTTTTTGGATTTATGATAATATTGTCCTTTTTCCTTTTTGGTAAGGTAATATCTGGACAATATCCAATATGGTTAATCCCATTTGCCCTTCTCATAGTTATGGTATTTTCTAATGAGAATACTATGAAATCAAAACTTTTCCTTTGTTTTCTGGCATCAGAAGCATTTACGCAGCTCAACTTCGCGGTTAATTATGGGTTGAGAGACAAAGGCGAGGATTTTTCAGATATTGGGATAATTATTCTTTTCATTAGGAATATTTTGCTGATATTGTGTTTCTTGTTAGCGTTGTATGTCCTAAGGCGTAACATAGGGCCGATAAAGGGTGTTTTGAATGAAAAAATTTCAAGTAACATATAA
- a CDS encoding glycosyltransferase, with the protein MRCQRSRKNTFVVGRKELDMRIAVMTDSYLPTRDGVVTAVTTLRKTLEDLGHTVFVIAPDPGEEYREDGVIYFRATKFKKYPEYYLPIFPSNKREIIESLNVDIIHIYGVTFMALKALIVSHTTHVPTVMTYVTNVVDALEFYSPLPLPLPMQSRLAWIYIRNVLKRPSCIIALTPSTVKEFEDNGIRTKRTEIIPIGIDIRHFTEGLDGSEIRCRYGLENSRVVIHVGRVSYEKNIPQVIDAMRFMPEDVKLMVVGKGPALNDIKKHVEELKLSNRVIFTGFVSDKELPLHYAASDIVVSASRFETQGLTIVEAMACGIPAACASGRAFLDVIKEGYNGYLFDDSAEECAKAMTECLNNKAELQAGIRETAVRYSTDVVGKDLVTLYESVVSNRSD; encoded by the coding sequence ATGAGATGTCAGAGGAGCAGGAAAAATACGTTTGTTGTTGGCAGGAAGGAACTTGATATGCGAATAGCGGTCATGACGGATAGTTATCTGCCTACAAGGGACGGGGTCGTAACGGCGGTCACTACCCTCAGAAAGACCCTAGAGGACCTTGGACACACAGTCTTCGTAATAGCTCCCGATCCAGGAGAAGAATATCGTGAAGATGGCGTGATATATTTCCGTGCGACCAAGTTTAAGAAATACCCAGAGTACTACCTTCCAATCTTTCCCTCGAACAAGAGAGAGATAATAGAATCTTTGAATGTAGATATAATCCACATTTATGGGGTGACATTCATGGCTTTAAAGGCCCTCATCGTGTCACACACGACACATGTTCCCACGGTCATGACATATGTCACCAATGTAGTGGATGCATTGGAATTTTATTCTCCTTTGCCATTACCGCTTCCGATGCAGAGTAGGCTTGCATGGATATACATTCGTAATGTATTGAAAAGACCCAGCTGCATCATTGCATTAACGCCTTCCACGGTTAAGGAATTCGAGGATAACGGTATCAGGACAAAGAGGACCGAGATAATACCCATTGGTATAGACATCAGACATTTCACAGAAGGTCTGGACGGTTCTGAGATAAGATGCAGATACGGTCTTGAGAACAGCCGTGTCGTTATACACGTTGGAAGGGTATCTTATGAGAAGAATATTCCTCAGGTAATAGATGCAATGAGGTTCATGCCAGAGGATGTAAAGCTTATGGTGGTCGGTAAAGGACCTGCATTGAACGATATAAAGAAGCATGTTGAGGAATTAAAGCTGTCCAATCGTGTGATATTTACTGGTTTTGTGTCTGATAAGGAGCTCCCATTGCATTATGCGGCCTCGGACATAGTGGTTTCCGCATCAAGGTTCGAGACACAGGGATTGACGATCGTAGAGGCGATGGCATGTGGCATACCAGCAGCATGTGCGTCCGGCAGAGCTTTTCTAGATGTCATCAAAGAGGGTTATAACGGGTATCTGTTCGATGATTCTGCAGAAGAATGTGCAAAAGCGATGACCGAGTGTCTGAATAACAAAGCTGAGTTGCAGGCAGGTATCCGTGAAACAGCTGTAAGATATTCTACGGATGTGGTCGGTAAGGACCTCGTCACATTATACGAAAGCGTCGTAAGCAATAGATCCGATTGA
- a CDS encoding adenosylhomocysteinase yields the protein MDDLLRKGSLRLHWASEHMPVMKEINRRFEKEQPLAGLKIGMALHTEAKTGILAITLANAGAKICLASCNPLSTDDSVSLALREEYNLEVYAKKGETQKEYYSNLNHVLDIKPDFVIDDGADLITMAHTSRRDVLSNIKGGNEETTTGVVRLRAMAKDGRLEFPVLSVNDAKMKYLFDNRYGTGQSAFDGWMNATNLIVAGKALVVAGYGWCGKGVAMRAKGMGADVIVCEIDAIKAIEAKMDGFRVMRMMDAVKEADIIMTVTGCKDILRSEHFAVMKDGCVMGNVGHFDNEINKSDLKAASKSDLQVRDFIQEYEMKDGRKLYLIGEGRLMNLAAGQGHPAEIMDTSFATQALGIEYVVNNYSKMENKVYDVPVEMDYAIARIKLRSMGVQIDEMSEEQEKYVCCWQEGT from the coding sequence TTGGATGATTTATTGAGAAAGGGAAGCCTCAGGCTTCATTGGGCCAGTGAGCACATGCCTGTGATGAAAGAGATCAACAGGAGATTTGAGAAAGAACAGCCTTTGGCAGGTTTGAAAATTGGAATGGCTCTTCATACAGAAGCGAAAACAGGGATACTTGCCATTACACTTGCGAATGCAGGAGCCAAGATATGTCTTGCAAGTTGCAATCCTCTTTCCACCGACGATTCGGTTTCTTTGGCACTCAGGGAAGAGTACAATCTAGAAGTTTATGCAAAGAAAGGGGAGACGCAAAAGGAGTACTACAGCAATTTGAATCATGTTCTGGACATCAAGCCTGATTTTGTAATCGATGACGGAGCCGATCTCATAACGATGGCACACACCAGTCGCAGAGATGTTCTTTCCAATATCAAGGGTGGCAATGAGGAGACCACCACAGGCGTGGTCCGTCTTAGAGCCATGGCCAAAGACGGTAGGCTTGAATTTCCTGTACTTTCTGTCAATGATGCAAAGATGAAGTACCTCTTTGATAACAGATACGGGACGGGGCAATCCGCATTTGACGGATGGATGAATGCCACGAATCTGATCGTTGCGGGAAAGGCCTTGGTGGTAGCTGGTTACGGCTGGTGCGGAAAAGGTGTCGCGATGAGGGCCAAAGGCATGGGAGCGGACGTCATAGTATGTGAGATCGATGCAATAAAAGCAATCGAAGCCAAGATGGACGGGTTCCGTGTAATGAGGATGATGGATGCTGTAAAGGAAGCAGACATAATCATGACGGTCACCGGATGTAAGGACATTCTAAGATCAGAGCATTTTGCGGTCATGAAGGATGGTTGCGTTATGGGGAATGTAGGTCATTTCGACAACGAGATCAACAAGTCCGATCTAAAAGCCGCTTCAAAAAGTGATCTGCAGGTCCGTGATTTCATACAGGAGTATGAGATGAAAGATGGACGCAAGCTATATCTCATCGGAGAAGGGCGTCTTATGAACCTTGCTGCTGGGCAGGGGCACCCTGCTGAGATAATGGATACAAGTTTTGCCACACAAGCACTCGGAATAGAATATGTGGTGAATAATTATTCAAAAATGGAAAATAAGGTCTATGATGTTCCCGTTGAAATGGACTATGCGATTGCCAGGATCAAATTGAGATCCATGGGCGTACAAATCGATGAGATGTCAGAGGAGCAGGAAAAATACGTTTGTTGTTGGCAGGAAGGAACTTGA
- a CDS encoding GMP synthase subunit A, with protein sequence MKVYIVDNGGQWTHREWRVLKYLKVETKIVPNTTPFDDLKDIDGLVLSGGSPSVATDADLMGNNGVYLDRAKYPIMGICAGMQFLSEHFGGTLGPSKIPEFGHVSLKVVSHYDLFKGLPDEFNVWASHNDEVKTIPEGFEVTATSSSCPVEGMRCLSRPIYGVQFHPEVENTENGPQIFQNFLNIIEDHNY encoded by the coding sequence ATGAAGGTATACATCGTTGATAATGGGGGTCAGTGGACTCATCGTGAGTGGCGGGTCTTAAAATACCTGAAAGTGGAGACCAAGATCGTTCCGAATACAACGCCATTTGATGATTTAAAAGACATTGACGGTCTTGTTCTTTCTGGAGGATCCCCCAGTGTAGCTACTGATGCGGATCTTATGGGTAATAACGGCGTTTATCTCGATAGGGCCAAATATCCGATTATGGGCATATGTGCTGGGATGCAATTCTTGTCTGAACATTTTGGTGGAACACTGGGCCCAAGTAAGATACCGGAGTTCGGTCATGTAAGTCTGAAAGTGGTTTCACATTACGATCTTTTCAAAGGACTTCCAGACGAATTCAACGTTTGGGCGTCGCATAACGATGAAGTAAAAACAATTCCTGAAGGATTTGAAGTAACCGCCACATCCTCATCATGTCCTGTGGAAGGAATGCGCTGTCTCTCTCGGCCTATTTATGGAGTACAATTCCATCCAGAAGTTGAGAATACTGAGAACGGTCCGCAGATATTCCAGAATTTTTTGAATATAATAGAGGACCACAATTATTGA
- a CDS encoding RNA methyltransferase, giving the protein MPEIRVVLVGPKFEGNIGAIARSMSNFDITELYLVNPSCEIGDDARRRAKHGNDLLDNATIVTSIDDAVKDCFLTVGTSGIITKGDKNYTRVPVPAREFAQQCRGYKEKIALIFGREDIGLLQEELNKCDLLITVPTSNEYPILNLSHAATLVMYEMFQAQSIDRKAEPADHNEKELMFDFFVDLMEAIDYPENRREMTAIMFRRMMGRSIPTKYEYNTIMGVFGDAAKIIKYGKQWE; this is encoded by the coding sequence ATGCCTGAGATACGCGTTGTATTGGTAGGTCCGAAATTCGAGGGAAACATTGGTGCTATCGCAAGATCGATGTCTAATTTTGATATCACCGAACTTTATCTTGTGAATCCATCCTGCGAAATTGGTGATGATGCTCGCCGTAGAGCAAAACACGGAAATGACCTTCTAGATAATGCAACAATTGTAACTTCTATTGATGACGCTGTAAAAGATTGCTTCCTTACCGTGGGAACAAGCGGCATAATAACAAAAGGCGATAAGAATTATACTCGTGTACCAGTGCCTGCGAGGGAATTTGCCCAGCAATGTCGTGGTTATAAAGAAAAAATAGCATTGATCTTTGGACGTGAGGATATTGGATTATTACAGGAAGAACTCAATAAATGTGACCTTTTGATAACTGTACCTACGAGCAATGAATATCCAATTCTAAACCTTTCTCATGCTGCGACACTTGTGATGTATGAGATGTTTCAAGCACAGTCTATTGACCGAAAAGCAGAGCCGGCAGATCATAATGAAAAGGAGCTCATGTTCGACTTCTTCGTGGACCTCATGGAGGCCATCGACTATCCAGAGAATAGAAGGGAAATGACTGCGATCATGTTTAGAAGAATGATGGGACGTTCGATTCCAACAAAATACGAGTACAATACTATTATGGGTGTCTTCGGCGATGCCGCCAAGATCATAAAGTACGGTAAGCAATGGGAATGA
- a CDS encoding protein translocase SEC61 complex subunit gamma: MNASNKAEEFQGTIESKVSGLGKGKYGRILKMARTPTKEEYKKTCYIAAIGMLILGAAGFAIFWIMTYLPDYF; encoded by the coding sequence ATGAACGCAAGCAACAAGGCAGAAGAGTTCCAGGGTACCATTGAGTCCAAAGTAAGCGGCCTTGGCAAGGGAAAGTACGGAAGAATCCTAAAGATGGCCCGCACCCCCACCAAGGAAGAGTACAAGAAGACGTGCTACATAGCAGCGATCGGTATGTTGATTCTTGGGGCGGCAGGGTTTGCGATCTTCTGGATTATGACATACCTTCCAGATTACTTCTAA
- a CDS encoding 50S ribosomal protein L1 produces MAEKPTVIAVQKALQSAKKRNFTETVELAINLVDVDLSIPKNRIQEDIILPNGRGKQIRVCVIGGGELALKAKDVADRVITPEELGAFADDKKQAKKIANQTDYFIAEAPLMAQVGKRLGTVLGPRGKMPKPIPPGTDPAAMVDGLRKSVTVRTKDRKTFHVPVGTVDMDAEKIADNIDMILKRVALRLEKGDANIQSAYVKTSMGPSERIM; encoded by the coding sequence TTGGCAGAAAAACCAACCGTAATAGCCGTGCAGAAGGCACTTCAGAGTGCAAAGAAGCGCAATTTTACAGAGACGGTTGAGTTGGCTATCAATCTCGTAGATGTTGATTTGTCCATTCCAAAGAACCGTATCCAGGAAGATATCATACTTCCTAACGGTCGCGGAAAACAGATCAGGGTCTGCGTGATTGGTGGTGGCGAATTAGCCTTGAAAGCCAAAGACGTTGCCGATCGTGTGATCACTCCCGAGGAATTGGGAGCGTTCGCAGATGACAAGAAACAGGCAAAGAAGATCGCGAATCAGACTGATTATTTCATCGCCGAGGCCCCTTTGATGGCCCAGGTCGGTAAAAGACTCGGTACGGTTTTAGGTCCTCGCGGAAAGATGCCAAAGCCCATACCGCCGGGAACAGATCCCGCTGCAATGGTTGATGGTCTCCGCAAGTCTGTTACCGTCAGAACGAAAGACAGGAAAACTTTCCACGTGCCCGTTGGAACAGTTGATATGGATGCAGAGAAGATTGCCGATAATATCGACATGATTTTGAAGCGTGTCGCACTCCGTTTGGAGAAAGGTGACGCTAATATTCAGTCTGCGTACGTAAAGACCTCTATGGGACCGTCAGAGAGGATCATGTAA
- a CDS encoding transcription elongation factor Spt5 gives MSDNVMRSPIMTGEDGQKDVRAGGTVFWKFQLSTDSSEALLDFDIITGPDSDSAPEWNVTLYDSTNEELWSNYRSKREADIGLPGNKAKMLKLEVICPKGARYGDRVEVAIRCGSSSLVFKAVAKQSIMVLKTQIDQEKSVADSLVSKANIGEKDIYAIFAPAGLRGYIFVEGMNTDRLREKTRDIKKARSFVDGETSLEEISHYLVPVSAVVGIVEGDLVELVSGPFKGEIARVQQIDQSKEEITVELVEAMVPIPVTVKGDSVRVIEKEK, from the coding sequence ATGTCAGACAATGTAATGAGATCCCCGATTATGACCGGGGAGGACGGTCAGAAAGATGTTCGTGCCGGGGGAACGGTTTTTTGGAAATTCCAACTAAGCACGGATTCATCAGAGGCACTCCTTGATTTCGATATCATAACAGGGCCTGATTCAGATAGTGCTCCCGAGTGGAATGTTACACTCTATGATTCCACAAACGAGGAATTGTGGAGTAATTATCGTAGTAAGAGGGAGGCCGACATAGGTCTTCCAGGGAACAAGGCCAAGATGTTAAAACTCGAGGTCATATGTCCCAAAGGTGCAAGGTACGGGGACAGGGTCGAAGTTGCGATCAGATGTGGTTCTTCGTCCCTTGTCTTTAAGGCCGTGGCTAAACAATCAATCATGGTACTTAAGACCCAAATCGATCAGGAGAAAAGTGTAGCAGACAGTCTCGTGTCCAAAGCGAATATTGGAGAGAAAGACATATACGCTATCTTTGCTCCTGCCGGTTTGAGAGGATACATTTTCGTAGAGGGAATGAATACCGACCGTCTTCGTGAGAAGACAAGGGACATCAAGAAAGCACGTTCCTTCGTCGACGGAGAGACAAGTCTCGAAGAGATCAGTCACTACTTGGTGCCTGTTTCCGCCGTCGTTGGAATTGTTGAAGGAGACCTTGTTGAATTGGTCAGCGGACCGTTCAAGGGAGAGATCGCGAGAGTACAGCAGATCGATCAGAGCAAAGAGGAGATCACAGTTGAACTCGTCGAAGCTATGGTTCCGATCCCGGTTACCGTCAAGGGTGACAGTGTAAGAGTAATTGAAAAGGAGAAATGA
- the rpl12p gene encoding 50S ribosomal protein P1 — protein sequence MEYIYSAMVLYSAGKEITEHSVTAVLAAAGVSVDAAKVKALIASLDGVNIKEAIANASVAAAPAAAAAPAAAHAAAPAAAEEPEEEAVSEEEAAAGLSALFG from the coding sequence ATGGAGTACATTTACAGCGCAATGGTGCTTTACTCTGCAGGCAAAGAGATCACAGAGCATTCAGTTACAGCAGTTCTTGCTGCAGCTGGTGTTAGTGTCGATGCAGCAAAGGTCAAAGCATTGATCGCTTCACTCGACGGCGTAAACATAAAAGAGGCCATCGCAAATGCCTCTGTCGCCGCCGCACCCGCAGCAGCCGCCGCACCCGCAGCAGCACATGCAGCCGCACCCGCAGCAGCAGAAGAGCCTGAGGAAGAAGCAGTCAGCGAGGAAGAAGCAGCAGCAGGTCTCAGCGCACTGTTCGGATGA
- a CDS encoding 50S ribosomal protein L11 yields MVDTVEALVDGGRASAGPPLGPALGPKGVNIGQVIAKINEKTKAFEGMKVPVKILINGDKTFEIKVGTPPMSALVKSELGLQSGSSNAKTTKVANMTLEQAIKIANMKQDNLLGATLGARVCEVAGNCVSVGVTIDGKDPKVFQKDVKAGVYDAKLSK; encoded by the coding sequence ATGGTAGATACTGTTGAGGCATTGGTAGATGGAGGCAGGGCCTCCGCAGGTCCACCCCTCGGTCCGGCACTCGGACCTAAAGGAGTGAACATCGGTCAGGTTATTGCAAAAATAAATGAGAAGACGAAAGCCTTCGAAGGAATGAAAGTTCCTGTAAAGATCCTGATTAATGGCGACAAGACATTTGAGATAAAGGTAGGAACGCCTCCCATGTCGGCTCTTGTAAAGTCTGAGCTCGGACTCCAGAGTGGGTCCAGCAATGCAAAGACAACAAAAGTCGCAAACATGACATTGGAGCAGGCGATCAAGATCGCTAACATGAAGCAAGATAACCTTTTGGGGGCTACCCTAGGGGCTCGTGTTTGCGAGGTCGCTGGAAACTGTGTCTCTGTCGGAGTTACCATCGATGGAAAGGACCCTAAAGTCTTCCAAAAAGATGTCAAGGCCGGCGTATACGACGCAAAACTGTCTAAATAA
- a CDS encoding UPF0147 family protein — protein sequence MVDKIKPVVDALDMLAEDTSVPRNIRKGATDAKAKLSGKDPIDVRATGAITILDDLANDPNIPMHGRTLIYNIMSQLEIISQSR from the coding sequence ATGGTAGACAAGATCAAACCAGTTGTTGATGCATTGGATATGCTTGCGGAGGACACCTCCGTTCCCAGGAATATAAGAAAAGGGGCGACCGATGCTAAAGCTAAGCTCTCGGGAAAGGACCCCATTGATGTCCGTGCCACGGGGGCCATTACGATCCTCGACGATCTGGCAAATGATCCCAACATACCGATGCACGGCAGAACGCTCATCTATAACATAATGAGCCAACTCGAAATTATTAGCCAGTCTAGATGA
- a CDS encoding 50S ribosomal protein L10, whose protein sequence is MAHVAAWKKDIVNELVQDMLENPVVAIVDLHGIPGQQIQSMRAGLRAHAKLKMTKNNLMILAIDEAAKQKPGIEGLKAAVHGQCAIVATDIDPFKLFKKLKATMTPAPAKPGDIAPHDITVFKGPTPFGPGPIIGELQKLGLPAAIDAGKIAIKKDTTLVKAGQPVPANVAAMLPKLDILPMIVGMDLRVAYEDGVVYDKDVLNIPDDYYKTMFATAVYNARALAVEIAFPTKETITLLVAKAFRETMALSITAAIPTKENIEILIAKADAQMLALASASGVQIK, encoded by the coding sequence ATGGCACACGTCGCAGCTTGGAAGAAGGACATCGTCAATGAACTGGTTCAGGATATGTTGGAGAACCCTGTTGTCGCAATTGTCGATTTACACGGTATTCCAGGACAGCAGATTCAGTCTATGAGGGCTGGACTTCGTGCTCATGCTAAACTCAAGATGACCAAGAACAATCTTATGATCTTGGCAATCGATGAGGCTGCAAAGCAGAAGCCCGGAATTGAAGGACTGAAAGCAGCGGTCCATGGACAGTGCGCCATCGTTGCAACGGATATCGATCCGTTCAAGCTTTTCAAAAAGCTTAAGGCCACGATGACGCCAGCGCCGGCGAAACCTGGAGATATCGCACCACACGACATCACAGTTTTCAAAGGACCCACCCCGTTCGGACCCGGACCCATTATCGGTGAACTTCAGAAGTTAGGCCTTCCTGCAGCAATCGATGCAGGAAAGATAGCAATCAAAAAGGATACCACACTCGTGAAGGCCGGACAACCGGTCCCTGCGAATGTTGCAGCAATGCTTCCAAAGTTAGATATTCTTCCCATGATCGTTGGAATGGACCTCAGGGTCGCCTACGAGGATGGGGTAGTCTATGACAAAGATGTATTGAACATTCCCGATGATTACTACAAGACAATGTTCGCTACGGCCGTGTATAACGCTCGCGCGCTGGCAGTCGAGATCGCGTTCCCCACAAAGGAGACGATCACATTGCTCGTTGCAAAGGCGTTCAGGGAGACAATGGCTCTCTCGATAACGGCCGCGATACCGACCAAAGAGAACATAGAGATCCTTATTGCAAAGGCGGACGCACAGATGTTAGCATTAGCATCCGCGTCTGGTGTTCAGATAAAATAA
- a CDS encoding phosphopantothenate/pantothenate synthetase, which produces MSTPIDHPRYKSLMVREQLADMVDKGLVNKTGLISHGRGEAFDYLMGEHSIGPAIEAEKVAAAYLLRAKNPVVCANGNATVLDPKNIIALVDAVPAKLEVNIFHRSEERMEALIGYLESQGAKNVYGRNPNSRIPGLTSDRALCTKEGIFECDVIVVPIEDGDRAEALVAMGKVVISIDLNPLSRTSKKATVSISDEMTRALENIIGFVNELRGKDEEIAEVIYKFSNLENRKRTVECICDSLMSEFN; this is translated from the coding sequence GTGAGCACTCCTATAGATCATCCAAGATACAAGTCTCTCATGGTAAGAGAACAATTGGCAGATATGGTGGATAAAGGTTTGGTGAATAAGACCGGATTAATATCTCACGGTAGAGGGGAAGCATTCGATTATTTGATGGGCGAGCACTCAATAGGACCTGCGATAGAAGCTGAAAAGGTCGCGGCTGCTTATTTATTGAGGGCAAAGAATCCAGTTGTTTGCGCTAATGGTAACGCTACGGTTCTAGATCCAAAGAATATCATTGCTTTGGTAGACGCGGTACCTGCTAAATTGGAGGTCAATATCTTTCATCGTTCAGAAGAAAGGATGGAGGCCCTGATAGGTTATTTGGAGTCTCAAGGTGCAAAGAATGTATACGGTCGTAATCCGAATTCGAGAATTCCAGGACTCACATCCGATCGTGCACTTTGTACTAAGGAAGGGATTTTTGAGTGCGATGTCATTGTAGTTCCCATCGAGGACGGGGACCGTGCAGAAGCGCTCGTAGCAATGGGGAAGGTAGTTATTTCTATCGATCTGAATCCGTTATCAAGGACGTCCAAGAAAGCAACAGTGTCTATATCGGATGAGATGACACGTGCGCTTGAGAATATAATCGGATTCGTGAATGAACTCAGAGGCAAGGATGAAGAGATCGCCGAAGTGATCTATAAGTTCTCTAATTTGGAAAATCGTAAAAGAACAGTTGAATGCATATGCGATTCATTGATGTCAGAATTTAATTAA